From Streptomyces sp. GSL17-111, one genomic window encodes:
- a CDS encoding pyruvate carboxylase gives MFRKVLVANRGEIAIRAFRAGYELGAGTVAVFPHEDRNSLHRLKADEAYEIGEPGHPVRAYLSVEEIVRAAREAGADAVYPGYGFLSENPDLARACAAAGITFVGPDAETLELTGNKARAVAAARAAGVPVLGSSEPSTDVDELVRAAEELGFPVFVKAVAGGGGRGMRRVEDPATLRDSIRAASREAESAFGDPTVFLEKAVVEPRHIEVQILADGEGNVIHLFERDCSLQRRHQKVIELAPAPNLSPELRERICTDAVNFAREIGYRNAGTVEFLLDRDGNHVFIEMNPRIQVEHTVTEEVTDVDLVQSQLRIAAGQTLADLGLSQDSVYLRGAALQCRITTEDPANGFRPDTGKISAYRSPGGSGIRLDGGTAHAGTEISAHFDSMLVKLTCRGRDFHTAVGRARRAVAEFRIRGVQTNIPFLQAVLDDPDFQAGRVTTSFIEQRPHLVTARHSADRGTKLLTYLADVTVNKPHGERPQVIDPVSKLPALPAGAPPAGSKQKLTELGPEGFARWLRESPTLGVTDTTFRDAHQSLLATRVRTKDLLAVAPAVAHTTPELLSLECWGGATYDVALRFLAEDPWERLAQLREAVPNICLQMLLRGRNTVGYTPYPTDVTNAFVEEATATGIDVFRIFDALNDVGQMRPAIEAVRETGSAVAEVALCYTSDLSDPGEKLYTLDYYLRLAEQIVEAGAHVLAVKDMAGLLRAPAAEKLVSALRREFDLPVHLHTHDTAGGQLATYLAAVRAGADAVDGAVASMAGTTSQPSLSALVAATDHSERPTGLSLQAIGDLEPYWESVRKIYAPFEAGLASPTGRVYHHEIPGGQLSNLRTQAIALGLGDRFEEIESMYAAADRILGHLVKVTPSSKVVGDLALHLVGAGVSPADFEAEPHTFDIPDSVIGFLRGELGNPPGGWPEPFRSKALQGRAEPKPVQELSDEDREMLEKDRRAALNRLLFPGPTKEFTTHREAYGDTSVLASKDFFYGLRPGHEYAVDLEPGVRLLIELEAIGEADERGLRTVMSTLNGQIRPIQVRDRSVASDVPATEKADKANPGHVAAPFAGVVTLVAVEGDSVEAGATLATIEAMKMEAAITAPKAGTVGRIAVNAIQQVEAGDLLVELT, from the coding sequence ATGTTCCGCAAGGTGCTGGTCGCCAACCGCGGCGAGATCGCCATCCGCGCGTTCCGCGCCGGCTATGAACTCGGGGCGGGGACCGTCGCCGTGTTCCCGCACGAGGACCGCAACTCGCTGCACCGGCTCAAGGCCGACGAGGCCTACGAGATCGGGGAGCCCGGCCATCCGGTACGGGCCTACCTCTCGGTCGAGGAGATCGTGCGCGCGGCGCGGGAGGCGGGGGCCGACGCCGTCTACCCGGGGTACGGCTTCCTGTCCGAGAACCCCGACCTGGCGCGGGCGTGCGCGGCGGCCGGGATCACCTTCGTCGGGCCGGACGCGGAGACGCTGGAGCTGACCGGCAACAAGGCGCGCGCGGTGGCCGCCGCGCGGGCGGCGGGCGTCCCCGTCCTCGGCTCCTCGGAGCCCTCGACCGACGTGGACGAGCTGGTGCGGGCGGCCGAGGAGCTGGGCTTCCCGGTGTTCGTCAAGGCCGTGGCGGGCGGTGGCGGTCGCGGCATGCGGCGCGTCGAGGACCCGGCGACGCTGCGGGACTCGATCCGGGCCGCCTCCCGGGAGGCCGAGTCCGCCTTCGGGGATCCGACGGTGTTCCTGGAGAAGGCCGTCGTCGAGCCCCGGCACATCGAGGTGCAGATCCTCGCCGACGGCGAGGGCAACGTCATTCACCTCTTCGAGCGCGACTGCTCGCTCCAGCGCCGCCACCAGAAGGTCATCGAGCTGGCCCCCGCCCCGAACCTCAGCCCCGAGCTGCGGGAGCGGATCTGCACCGACGCGGTGAACTTCGCCCGTGAGATCGGGTACCGCAACGCGGGCACCGTCGAGTTCCTGCTCGACCGCGACGGCAACCACGTCTTCATCGAGATGAACCCGCGCATCCAGGTCGAGCACACGGTGACCGAGGAGGTCACCGACGTCGACCTCGTCCAGTCGCAGCTGCGCATCGCGGCCGGGCAGACGCTCGCCGACCTCGGCCTCTCCCAGGACAGCGTGTACCTGCGCGGCGCCGCGCTCCAGTGCCGCATCACCACCGAGGACCCGGCCAACGGCTTCCGCCCGGACACCGGCAAGATCAGCGCCTACCGCTCCCCCGGCGGCTCCGGCATCCGCCTCGACGGCGGCACCGCCCACGCGGGCACCGAGATCAGCGCGCACTTCGACTCGATGCTGGTCAAGCTGACCTGCCGGGGCCGCGACTTCCACACGGCCGTCGGCCGCGCCCGGCGTGCCGTCGCCGAGTTCCGTATCCGGGGCGTGCAGACGAACATCCCCTTCCTCCAGGCCGTCCTGGACGACCCGGACTTCCAGGCCGGACGCGTCACCACCTCGTTCATCGAGCAGCGTCCGCACCTGGTGACCGCCCGGCACTCCGCCGACCGGGGGACGAAGCTGCTGACGTACCTGGCCGACGTCACCGTCAACAAGCCGCACGGGGAGCGCCCGCAGGTCATCGACCCCGTGAGCAAGCTGCCCGCGCTGCCCGCCGGGGCCCCGCCCGCCGGTTCCAAGCAGAAGCTCACCGAGCTCGGCCCGGAGGGCTTCGCGCGCTGGCTGCGCGAGTCGCCGACGCTGGGCGTCACCGACACCACCTTCCGCGACGCCCACCAGTCGCTGCTCGCCACCCGGGTGCGGACCAAGGACCTGCTGGCGGTCGCCCCCGCCGTCGCGCACACCACGCCGGAGCTGCTGTCCCTGGAGTGCTGGGGCGGCGCGACGTACGACGTGGCCCTGCGCTTCCTCGCCGAGGACCCGTGGGAGCGGCTCGCCCAGCTGCGCGAGGCCGTCCCCAACATCTGCCTCCAGATGCTGCTGCGCGGCCGCAACACCGTCGGCTACACCCCGTACCCGACGGACGTGACGAACGCCTTCGTCGAGGAGGCCACGGCCACCGGCATCGACGTCTTCCGCATCTTCGACGCGCTCAACGACGTCGGCCAGATGCGGCCCGCCATCGAGGCGGTGCGGGAGACCGGCTCGGCCGTCGCCGAGGTCGCCCTGTGCTACACCTCCGACCTGTCCGACCCGGGTGAGAAGCTCTACACCCTCGACTACTACCTGCGGCTGGCCGAGCAGATCGTCGAGGCGGGGGCGCACGTGCTCGCCGTCAAGGACATGGCGGGCCTGCTGCGCGCGCCGGCGGCCGAGAAGCTGGTCTCCGCGCTGCGCCGCGAGTTCGACCTGCCGGTGCACCTGCACACCCACGACACCGCCGGTGGCCAGCTCGCCACCTACCTCGCGGCCGTCCGGGCCGGGGCGGACGCCGTCGACGGCGCCGTCGCCTCGATGGCGGGCACGACCTCGCAGCCGTCGCTGTCGGCCCTCGTGGCCGCCACCGACCACAGCGAGCGGCCCACCGGCCTCAGTCTGCAGGCCATCGGCGACCTGGAGCCGTACTGGGAGAGCGTGCGGAAGATCTACGCGCCCTTCGAGGCGGGCCTCGCCTCCCCGACCGGCCGCGTCTACCACCACGAGATCCCCGGCGGGCAGCTCTCCAACCTGCGCACGCAGGCCATCGCCCTCGGCCTCGGCGACCGGTTCGAGGAGATCGAGTCGATGTACGCCGCCGCCGACCGCATCCTCGGCCACCTGGTGAAGGTGACGCCGTCCTCCAAGGTCGTCGGCGACCTGGCCCTGCACCTCGTCGGGGCCGGGGTCTCCCCTGCCGACTTCGAGGCGGAGCCGCACACGTTCGACATCCCCGACTCCGTCATCGGCTTCCTGCGCGGCGAGCTGGGCAACCCGCCCGGCGGCTGGCCCGAGCCGTTCCGCAGCAAGGCGCTCCAGGGCCGCGCGGAGCCCAAGCCCGTCCAGGAGCTGTCCGACGAGGACCGGGAGATGCTGGAGAAGGACCGCCGCGCGGCGCTCAACCGGCTGCTCTTCCCCGGCCCGACGAAGGAGTTCACGACCCACCGCGAGGCGTACGGCGACACCAGCGTCCTCGCCAGCAAGGACTTCTTCTACGGCCTGCGCCCGGGCCACGAGTACGCCGTCGACCTGGAGCCGGGCGTCCGGCTGCTCATCGAGCTGGAGGCCATCGGCGAGGCGGACGAGCGCGGCCTGCGCACCGTGATGTCCACGCTGAACGGGCAGATCCGGCCCATCCAGGTACGGGACCGGTCCGTCGCCTCGGACGTACCGGCCACCGAGAAGGCCGACAAGGCGAACCCGGGCCACGTCGCCGCGCCGTTCGCCGGTGTCGTGACCCTCGTGGCCGTCGAGGGCGACAGCGTCGAGGCGGGCGCGACGCTCGCCACGATCGAGGCCATGAAGATGGAGGCGGCCATCACCGCCCCCAAGGCGGGCACGGTCGGGCGGATCGCCGTCAACGCGATCCAGCAGGTGGAGGCCGGCGACCTCCTGGTCGAGCTGACGTAA
- a CDS encoding acyl-CoA dehydrogenase family protein encodes MKTEDLKTVRRFVKEQLSGDTEHLDALTDKPHQVYEAFRETGLANWWLPEEYGGRGLGLEDGVEIVNEIAYGDAGVAFTLFISVLGTSMVQLYGSEELKSRYLRPMAEGGTFCATLGSERNAGSELNKMETVVSREGDELVITGDKYFSTNTDFADFLVVVAQAADNPEEHHAILVPRDTPGVEIVKRWDVIGLRASHTYQVRLDGCRVPKANQLEGSGLRLLEIGLNASRILIATTAVGIARRIRDHCMTYAKNKPFRDGTLLQSPVFAQKLGQMEMQIDVMKGHCLRAARDYDAAMAEPNAAAVFARQGTLKTALTAKMFCGQAAWDVASVGSEMFGGLGYTDEHPVGKLVRDVRYVSIVEGGDDVLRDLLFSRYVIPVPRRA; translated from the coding sequence ATGAAGACAGAGGACCTCAAGACCGTCCGCCGGTTCGTCAAGGAGCAACTGAGCGGCGACACCGAGCACCTGGACGCCCTGACCGACAAACCCCACCAGGTGTACGAGGCGTTCCGCGAGACGGGCCTGGCCAACTGGTGGCTGCCCGAGGAGTACGGCGGACGCGGGCTGGGCCTGGAGGACGGCGTCGAGATCGTCAACGAGATCGCGTACGGCGACGCCGGGGTGGCGTTCACCCTGTTCATCTCCGTCCTGGGCACCAGCATGGTGCAGCTCTACGGCTCGGAGGAGCTCAAGTCCCGCTACCTCAGGCCGATGGCCGAGGGCGGCACCTTCTGCGCGACGCTCGGCAGCGAGCGCAACGCCGGCAGCGAGCTGAACAAGATGGAGACGGTCGTCTCCCGGGAGGGTGACGAGCTCGTCATCACCGGCGACAAGTACTTCTCCACCAACACCGACTTCGCGGACTTCCTCGTGGTCGTCGCCCAGGCGGCGGACAACCCCGAGGAGCACCACGCGATCCTCGTGCCCAGGGACACCCCCGGGGTGGAGATCGTCAAGCGGTGGGACGTCATCGGCCTGCGCGCCTCCCACACCTACCAGGTGCGGCTGGACGGCTGCCGGGTGCCGAAGGCCAACCAGCTGGAGGGCTCGGGGCTGCGGCTGCTGGAGATCGGCCTCAACGCGAGCCGCATCCTCATCGCGACGACCGCCGTCGGTATCGCCCGGCGCATCCGCGACCACTGCATGACCTACGCCAAGAACAAGCCGTTCCGCGACGGCACCCTCCTCCAGAGCCCGGTCTTCGCGCAGAAGCTGGGCCAGATGGAGATGCAGATCGACGTCATGAAGGGCCACTGCCTGCGCGCCGCCCGGGACTACGACGCCGCGATGGCGGAGCCGAACGCGGCGGCCGTCTTCGCCCGGCAGGGCACGCTCAAGACCGCCCTGACGGCGAAGATGTTCTGCGGCCAGGCGGCCTGGGACGTGGCCTCCGTCGGCTCCGAGATGTTCGGCGGGCTCGGCTACACCGACGAGCACCCCGTGGGGAAGCTCGTCCGCGACGTGCGCTACGTCTCGATCGTCGAGGGCGGTGACGACGTCCTGCGCGACCTGCTGTTCAGCCGCTACGTCATCCCCGTCCCGCGCCGCGCGTAG